The following are encoded in a window of Rhizobium sp. WYJ-E13 genomic DNA:
- the aceA gene encoding isocitrate lyase: MTDFYKLIRNAPSNRFDGIERPYSADDVKRLRGSVTLRHTLAEMGAQRLWQLLHEENFVNALGALSGNQAMQMVRAGLKAIYLSGWQVAADANTASSMYPDQSLYPANAGPELAKRINRTLQRADQIETAEGNGLSVATWFAPIVADAEAGFGGPLNAFEIMKAYIEAGAAGVHFEDQLASEKKCGHLGGKVLIPTAAHIRNLDAARLAADVMGVATLVIARTDAEAAKLLTSDIDERDQPFVDYDAGRTVEGFYQVRNGLEPCIARAVAYAPHCDLIWCETSKPDLEQARRFAEGVHKVHPGKLLAYNCSPSFNWKKNLDDATIAKFQRELGAMGYKFQFITLAGFHQLNYGMYELASGYRERQMEAYCELQQAEFSAEARGYTATKHQREVGTGYFDAVSLAITGGRASTTAMGESTEHAQFKPAAE, encoded by the coding sequence ATGACAGATTTTTACAAACTCATCCGCAATGCACCGTCTAACCGTTTCGACGGCATCGAGCGGCCCTATTCCGCTGATGATGTCAAACGGCTGCGCGGCTCGGTGACGCTACGCCACACACTGGCAGAGATGGGAGCTCAGCGCCTCTGGCAGCTTCTGCATGAGGAGAATTTCGTCAACGCGCTCGGCGCGCTCTCGGGCAACCAGGCCATGCAGATGGTGCGCGCCGGGCTGAAGGCAATCTATCTCTCCGGCTGGCAGGTCGCTGCCGACGCCAACACGGCGTCATCAATGTATCCGGACCAATCGCTCTATCCGGCCAATGCCGGGCCGGAGCTTGCAAAGCGCATCAACCGCACGCTGCAGCGCGCTGATCAGATCGAGACGGCTGAAGGCAACGGGCTTTCGGTCGCGACCTGGTTCGCGCCCATCGTCGCCGATGCCGAGGCCGGCTTCGGCGGTCCGCTCAACGCTTTCGAGATCATGAAGGCCTATATCGAAGCGGGGGCAGCCGGCGTTCACTTCGAGGATCAACTGGCGTCCGAGAAGAAATGCGGCCATCTCGGCGGCAAGGTTCTGATCCCGACCGCAGCCCATATCCGCAACCTCGATGCCGCACGGCTTGCGGCCGATGTCATGGGCGTTGCAACACTCGTGATTGCCCGCACGGATGCCGAGGCGGCGAAGCTCCTGACATCCGATATCGACGAACGTGACCAGCCTTTCGTCGACTATGATGCCGGGCGGACGGTCGAGGGCTTCTATCAGGTACGCAATGGGCTGGAGCCCTGTATCGCACGCGCCGTTGCCTACGCGCCGCATTGCGACCTCATCTGGTGCGAAACGTCGAAGCCGGATCTGGAGCAGGCGCGCCGCTTTGCCGAAGGCGTACACAAGGTGCATCCCGGCAAGCTGCTCGCCTATAATTGCTCGCCGTCCTTCAACTGGAAGAAAAACCTCGACGATGCGACCATCGCCAAGTTCCAGCGCGAACTCGGTGCCATGGGCTACAAGTTTCAGTTCATCACGCTCGCCGGTTTCCACCAGCTGAATTACGGCATGTATGAACTGGCCAGCGGCTATCGCGAGCGGCAGATGGAAGCCTATTGCGAGCTGCAGCAGGCGGAATTCTCCGCCGAGGCGCGCGGCTATACCGCAACCAAGCATCAGCGTGAAGTCGGCACGGGCTATTTCGACGCCGTGTCGCTGGCAATCACCGGCGGCCGGGCTTCGACCACGGCCATGGGGGAATCGACCGAACATGCGCAGTTCAAACCGGCTGCCGAATAG